The Ensifer adhaerens genome contains a region encoding:
- the lepB gene encoding signal peptidase I, producing MAEKTEAKQSGLWENVKVVIQALLLALVIRTVLFQPFTIPSGSMMPTLLVGDYIFVNKFAYGFSKYSLPLSPDLFSGRIFASEPKRGDIVVFRFPPNPDIDYIKRLVGLPGDRIQVRNSTLYINDKPVERTPDGGFRADDQYDTGGDVPVFRETMDNGVSYDTLDQFPDARGDNTREFIVPAGHYFMMGDNRDNSADSRFDVGFVPAENLVGRASMIFFSLGHDTSFREVWKWPTNLRYDRLFKAVE from the coding sequence GTGGCAGAAAAGACAGAAGCGAAGCAGAGCGGCCTCTGGGAGAACGTGAAGGTCGTCATCCAGGCATTGCTGCTGGCCTTGGTCATCCGTACGGTTCTCTTTCAGCCCTTCACCATTCCGTCCGGCTCGATGATGCCGACGCTGCTGGTTGGCGACTACATCTTCGTCAACAAGTTCGCCTACGGCTTCTCCAAGTACTCGCTGCCGCTTTCGCCCGATCTGTTCTCCGGCCGCATCTTCGCAAGTGAGCCGAAGCGCGGCGATATCGTCGTCTTTCGCTTCCCGCCGAACCCGGATATCGACTACATCAAGCGCCTCGTCGGCCTGCCGGGCGACCGCATCCAGGTGCGCAACAGCACCCTCTACATCAACGACAAGCCGGTCGAGCGCACGCCGGATGGCGGCTTCCGCGCCGACGACCAGTACGACACCGGCGGCGACGTTCCGGTTTTCCGCGAAACGATGGACAATGGCGTCTCCTATGACACGCTTGACCAGTTCCCGGATGCGCGCGGCGACAATACCCGCGAATTCATCGTGCCCGCCGGCCATTACTTCATGATGGGCGACAACCGCGACAACTCGGCTGACAGCCGCTTCGACGTCGGCTTCGTGCCTGCCGAAAACCTCGTCGGCCGCGCCAGCATGATCTTCTTCTCGCTCGGTCACGACACCTCGTTCCGCGAAGTGTGGAAGTGGCCGACGAACCTGCGCTACGACCGTCTGTTCAAGGCGGTCGAATGA
- the arsC gene encoding arsenate reductase (glutaredoxin) (This arsenate reductase requires both glutathione and glutaredoxin to convert arsenate to arsenite, after which the efflux transporter formed by ArsA and ArsB can extrude the arsenite from the cell, providing resistance.): MNVTIYHNPACGTSRNTLAMIRNAGIEPTVIEYLQAPPSRQALEKMIADAGLTVRDALREKGTPYAELGLGEPTVSDERLIDAMMAHPILINRPFVVTPIGTRLCRPSERVLDILPDTHKGPFSKEDGEPVLDAKGKLIAGA; this comes from the coding sequence ATGAACGTCACGATCTACCACAACCCCGCCTGCGGCACCTCGCGCAACACGCTGGCGATGATCCGCAACGCCGGTATCGAGCCGACGGTGATCGAGTATCTGCAGGCCCCGCCGTCGCGGCAGGCGCTGGAAAAGATGATTGCCGATGCCGGCCTGACGGTGCGGGACGCACTCCGCGAGAAAGGCACGCCCTATGCGGAACTCGGGCTTGGCGAGCCCACGGTCAGCGACGAACGGCTGATCGACGCAATGATGGCCCACCCGATCCTCATCAACCGCCCCTTCGTGGTGACGCCGATCGGAACGCGGCTCTGCCGTCCATCCGAACGGGTGCTCGACATCCTGCCGGACACGCACAAGGGCCCGTTCTCGAAGGAGGACGGCGAACCGGTTCTCGATGCAAAAGGAAAGCTGATAGCGGGCGCCTGA
- a CDS encoding DUF2062 domain-containing protein gives MLFRRRKPVTISERLRSLVWPRKGFARGLRYVTLRVLRLSSTPHSIAVGVAAGAASSFTPFFGLHILIAVALAFLFSGNLVAAAITTALANPVTIPMILTASYELGTAILGVESAHAASSADVMRMVEHLDLPALWGPVFKPMLVGSLPLAAGGAVLSYIAAYQAARLFQKRRRARTKELGSSS, from the coding sequence ATGTTATTCAGGCGCAGAAAACCGGTTACGATTTCCGAAAGGCTGCGGTCCCTCGTTTGGCCGCGCAAGGGTTTTGCACGCGGCCTGCGTTATGTGACGCTGCGTGTGTTGCGCCTTTCATCGACACCGCATTCGATTGCCGTCGGCGTGGCGGCGGGTGCCGCTTCGTCCTTCACGCCGTTTTTCGGTCTGCACATCCTTATAGCGGTTGCGCTCGCTTTCCTGTTCTCGGGCAATCTCGTGGCGGCGGCGATCACGACCGCGCTCGCCAATCCCGTCACGATCCCGATGATCCTGACGGCGTCCTACGAACTCGGGACGGCAATCCTCGGCGTCGAGAGCGCACACGCTGCGAGCTCGGCCGACGTCATGCGCATGGTCGAGCACCTCGACCTTCCGGCCCTTTGGGGTCCGGTGTTCAAGCCGATGCTGGTCGGCTCATTGCCGCTCGCGGCAGGCGGCGCCGTCCTTTCCTATATTGCGGCCTACCAGGCGGCCCGGCTCTTCCAAAAGCGCCGCCGGGCACGCACCAAAGAGCTCGGATCCTCTTCATGA
- a CDS encoding glycerophosphodiester phosphodiesterase family protein, whose amino-acid sequence MKKALAIFVLFVAVVWLLNTSLFVAPPAGTAKLLAHRGMHQTYPKDNVGRDTCTATIIRTPEHPYLENTIASMQAAFDAGADVVELDVHLTPDRQFAVFHDWTLDCRTEAKGVTEETPMTALKSLDIGYGYTADGGKTFPFRGKGVGQMPTLEEVLAALPDRKFLINFKSRRAEEGAELATRVDAQPQWREAVFGVYGGEEPTRETLKRLQGMRGYDRTSTMACLTRYLGYGWSGLMPDACKNTFVIVPGNYAPLLWGWPDRFAARMKAAGSEIILLGPYGGGDFTTGIDTMQDLEMVPPGFSGYIWTNRIEMIGPALAKRQVADAGTN is encoded by the coding sequence ATGAAGAAAGCGCTTGCCATTTTCGTGCTGTTTGTCGCGGTCGTGTGGTTGCTGAACACATCGTTGTTCGTCGCGCCGCCGGCGGGCACCGCAAAACTGCTTGCCCACCGGGGCATGCATCAAACCTATCCGAAGGACAACGTCGGCAGGGACACGTGTACGGCAACGATCATCAGGACGCCGGAGCATCCCTATCTCGAAAACACGATCGCCTCGATGCAGGCCGCCTTCGACGCCGGCGCAGATGTCGTCGAACTCGACGTGCATCTGACGCCCGACAGACAGTTCGCCGTCTTCCACGACTGGACGCTCGATTGCCGGACCGAGGCCAAGGGCGTCACCGAGGAAACGCCGATGACGGCGCTGAAGTCTCTCGACATCGGCTATGGCTACACGGCGGACGGAGGCAAGACCTTCCCGTTCCGCGGCAAGGGCGTCGGCCAGATGCCGACGCTCGAGGAGGTGCTGGCCGCCCTGCCCGACCGCAAGTTCCTGATCAACTTCAAGAGCCGGCGCGCCGAGGAAGGCGCTGAACTCGCAACGCGTGTCGACGCGCAACCGCAATGGCGGGAGGCCGTGTTCGGCGTCTATGGCGGCGAGGAGCCGACCCGCGAGACGCTGAAACGCCTGCAAGGGATGCGAGGCTACGACCGGACGTCGACGATGGCGTGCCTGACCCGTTATCTCGGCTACGGCTGGAGCGGCCTGATGCCGGACGCGTGCAAGAACACGTTTGTGATCGTGCCCGGCAATTATGCGCCGCTTCTCTGGGGCTGGCCCGACCGTTTCGCTGCACGGATGAAGGCGGCCGGGAGCGAGATCATCCTGCTCGGTCCCTATGGCGGCGGCGATTTCACCACCGGCATCGACACGATGCAGGATCTGGAAATGGTGCCGCCAGGGTTCTCCGGCTACATCTGGACCAACCGGATCGAGATGATCGGCCCGGCGCTCGCAAAGCGGCAGGTCGCTGACGCCGGTACGAACTGA
- the era gene encoding GTPase Era translates to MTDMEKDTAAEGAPTHSGFVAMIGATNAGKSTLVNRLVGAKVSIVSHKVQTTRAIVRGIAIHDNAQIVFMDTPGIFKPRRRLDRAMVTTAWGGAKDADVIMFLIDSERGLKGDAEAILEGLKEVHQPKILVLNKIDQVRPEDLLKLAAAANETIKFERTFMISALNGSGCTDLMDYLAETLPEGPWYYPEDQISDLPMRQLAAEITREKLFLRLHQELPYASHVETEKWEERKDGSVRIEQVIYVERESQKKIALGKGGDAIKAISTASRKEISEILEQPVHLFLFVKVRENWGDDPERFREMGLEFPR, encoded by the coding sequence ATGACGGACATGGAAAAAGATACGGCCGCCGAAGGCGCGCCGACCCACTCGGGCTTCGTGGCGATGATCGGAGCGACCAACGCAGGCAAGTCGACCCTGGTCAACCGCCTCGTCGGTGCCAAGGTTTCGATCGTCAGCCACAAGGTGCAGACGACGCGCGCGATCGTGCGTGGCATTGCCATTCATGACAACGCCCAGATCGTTTTCATGGACACGCCCGGCATCTTCAAGCCGCGCCGCCGGCTCGACCGCGCCATGGTCACGACCGCCTGGGGCGGCGCCAAGGATGCGGACGTGATCATGTTCCTGATCGACAGCGAACGCGGCCTGAAGGGTGATGCGGAAGCGATCCTCGAGGGGCTGAAGGAAGTGCACCAGCCGAAGATCCTGGTGCTGAACAAGATCGACCAGGTGCGTCCCGAAGACCTCTTGAAGCTGGCGGCTGCCGCCAACGAGACGATCAAGTTCGAGCGCACCTTCATGATCTCGGCGCTGAACGGCTCGGGCTGCACGGATCTGATGGATTACCTGGCTGAGACGCTGCCGGAAGGCCCCTGGTACTATCCGGAAGACCAGATCTCCGATCTGCCGATGCGCCAGCTTGCCGCTGAAATCACCCGCGAAAAGCTCTTCTTGCGGCTGCACCAGGAACTTCCCTATGCCTCGCATGTCGAAACCGAGAAGTGGGAAGAGCGCAAGGACGGCTCGGTGCGCATCGAGCAGGTGATCTATGTCGAGCGCGAGAGCCAGAAGAAGATCGCGCTTGGCAAGGGCGGCGATGCGATCAAGGCGATCTCGACCGCATCGCGCAAGGAGATCTCCGAGATCCTTGAGCAGCCGGTGCACCTGTTCCTGTTCGTCAAGGTACGCGAAAACTGGGGCGACGACCCCGAGCGCTTCCGCGAAATGGGTCTGGAATTTCCGCGATAA
- a CDS encoding DUF3563 family protein, whose amino-acid sequence MFSQLKKITRALRVPTQEERELAYLNNSVDRIDLEYRQRQIDRGLFRNY is encoded by the coding sequence ATGTTTAGTCAGTTGAAGAAGATCACCCGCGCTCTGCGCGTCCCCACTCAGGAAGAGCGCGAGCTCGCCTATCTCAATAACTCGGTCGACCGTATCGACCTCGAGTACCGCCAGCGCCAGATCGATCGCGGCCTGTTCCGTAACTACTAA
- a CDS encoding RelA/SpoT family protein, with translation MMRQYELVERVQKYKPDVNEALLNKAYVYAMQKHGQQKRASGDPYISHPLEVAAILTEMRLDESTIAVALLHDTIEDTTATRQEIDDLFGEDIGALVEGLTKIKKLDLVTKKAKQAENLRKLLLAISDDVRVLLVKLADRLHNMRTLDHMSAEKRARISEETMDIYAPLAGRMGMQDMREELENLSFRHINPEAFETVTRRLEELSERNEGLIKKIEDELRELLQAEGLKAAQVKGRQKKPYSVFRKMQSKSLSFEQLSDVWGFRIIVDDIPSCYRALGIVHTRWRVVPGRFKDYISTPKQNDYQSIHTTIVGPSRQRIELQIRTRRMNDIAEYGIAAHSLYKDREGKEGASADAALSPTSNAYSWLRRTIESLAEGDNPEEFLEHTKLELFQDQVFCFTPKGQLIALPRGATPIDFAYAVHTNIGDTCVGAKINGRIMPLVTRLNNGDEVEIIRSGIQVPPPAWEEIVVTGKARSAIRRATRAAIRKQYAGLGYRILERTFERAGKSFSREALKPALHRLGQKEVEDAIASVGRGELSSLDVLRAVFPDHQDERVTVKPSADDGWFNMRSAAGMVFKLPGRGKDANGVAQVEGPEALPIRGLSGNAEVHFSPAGAIPGDRIVGIMEKDKGITIYPIQSPILQKFDDEPERWIDVRWDLDEANSSRFIARIAISALNEPGTLAEVAQAIATSDVNIRTLSMGRVAADFSELQFDLEVWDLRQLNHLITQLKELPSVSMVKRLFE, from the coding sequence ATGATGCGCCAATACGAGCTCGTTGAGCGCGTGCAGAAGTACAAGCCCGACGTCAATGAAGCCTTGCTCAACAAGGCTTACGTCTATGCGATGCAGAAGCATGGCCAGCAGAAGCGGGCAAGCGGCGATCCCTACATATCCCATCCTCTGGAGGTGGCGGCGATCCTGACCGAGATGCGTCTCGACGAGTCGACCATCGCCGTTGCTCTTCTGCACGACACGATCGAGGACACGACGGCCACACGGCAGGAAATCGACGATCTCTTCGGCGAGGATATCGGCGCGCTCGTCGAAGGACTGACGAAGATCAAGAAGCTCGATCTCGTCACCAAGAAGGCCAAGCAGGCGGAGAACCTGCGCAAGCTGCTGCTCGCCATTTCGGACGATGTGCGGGTTTTGCTTGTGAAGCTCGCCGACCGGCTGCACAACATGCGCACGCTCGACCACATGTCGGCGGAAAAGCGCGCCCGCATCTCCGAAGAGACCATGGATATCTACGCGCCGCTCGCCGGCCGCATGGGTATGCAAGACATGCGTGAGGAGCTCGAAAACCTCTCGTTCCGCCATATCAATCCCGAGGCCTTCGAAACGGTCACCCGGCGACTGGAGGAATTGTCCGAGCGCAACGAGGGCCTGATCAAGAAGATCGAGGACGAGCTTCGCGAGCTGCTTCAGGCCGAGGGCCTGAAGGCAGCGCAGGTGAAGGGTCGGCAGAAGAAGCCCTATTCGGTCTTCCGCAAGATGCAGTCGAAGTCGCTGTCCTTCGAGCAGCTGTCCGACGTCTGGGGCTTCCGCATCATCGTCGACGATATCCCGTCCTGCTACCGGGCGCTCGGCATCGTCCATACGCGCTGGCGCGTCGTCCCGGGCCGCTTCAAGGATTACATCTCGACACCGAAGCAGAACGACTACCAGTCGATCCACACCACCATCGTCGGCCCTTCCCGCCAGCGCATCGAGCTACAGATCCGCACCCGACGCATGAACGACATCGCCGAATACGGTATCGCGGCGCACTCGCTCTACAAGGACAGGGAGGGCAAGGAGGGTGCGTCGGCAGATGCGGCCCTGTCGCCGACGTCGAACGCCTATTCCTGGCTCCGGCGCACGATCGAATCGCTCGCGGAAGGCGACAACCCGGAAGAGTTCCTGGAGCACACCAAGCTCGAACTTTTCCAGGATCAGGTATTCTGCTTCACGCCCAAGGGCCAGTTGATCGCACTGCCGCGCGGCGCGACGCCAATCGACTTTGCCTATGCCGTTCACACAAATATTGGCGACACCTGCGTCGGCGCCAAGATCAACGGCCGTATCATGCCGCTGGTCACCCGCCTCAATAATGGCGACGAAGTGGAGATCATCCGCTCGGGCATCCAGGTGCCGCCGCCGGCCTGGGAAGAAATCGTCGTTACCGGCAAGGCGCGCTCGGCGATCCGCCGCGCGACGCGTGCGGCCATCCGCAAGCAATATGCCGGCCTCGGCTATCGCATTCTTGAGCGCACCTTCGAGCGCGCCGGCAAGAGCTTTTCGCGCGAGGCGCTGAAGCCGGCGCTGCATCGGCTCGGTCAGAAGGAAGTCGAGGACGCCATCGCCTCCGTTGGCCGTGGCGAGCTTTCCTCGCTCGACGTGCTGCGTGCGGTCTTCCCGGATCATCAGGACGAGCGGGTCACGGTGAAGCCCAGTGCCGACGACGGCTGGTTCAATATGCGCAGTGCCGCCGGCATGGTGTTCAAGTTGCCGGGCCGCGGCAAGGATGCCAACGGTGTCGCCCAGGTCGAGGGGCCGGAGGCCCTGCCGATCCGCGGTCTCTCGGGCAATGCCGAGGTTCATTTCAGCCCGGCCGGGGCCATCCCGGGCGACCGCATCGTCGGCATCATGGAGAAGGACAAGGGGATCACCATCTACCCGATCCAGTCGCCGATCCTGCAGAAGTTCGATGACGAGCCGGAGCGCTGGATCGACGTGCGCTGGGATCTGGACGAGGCCAACAGCAGCCGCTTCATCGCCCGCATCGCGATCAGCGCCCTGAACGAGCCGGGGACGCTGGCCGAGGTGGCTCAGGCGATCGCCACCAGCGACGTCAACATCCGGACTTTGTCGATGGGGCGCGTGGCTGCGGACTTCAGCGAACTGCAGTTCGACCTCGAAGTCTGGGACCTGCGCCAGCTCAACCACCTGATCACGCAGCTCAAGGAATTGCCGAGCGTGTCCATGGTGAAGCGCCTGTTCGAATGA
- the acpS gene encoding holo-ACP synthase — protein MIIGIGSDLIDIRRIENSLSRFGERFVQRCFTEIEIAKSEGRKNRAASYAKRFAAKEACSKALGTGLAQGVFWKDMGVINLPGGKPTMNLTGGAAARLEQMLPPHHRAAIHLTITDDFPLAQAFVIIEALPVAPIEGTV, from the coding sequence ATGATCATAGGCATAGGCAGCGATCTGATCGATATCAGGCGGATCGAAAACTCGCTTTCCCGCTTCGGCGAGCGCTTCGTTCAGCGCTGTTTCACCGAAATCGAGATCGCCAAGTCCGAAGGGCGGAAGAACCGCGCGGCATCCTACGCCAAGCGCTTCGCCGCCAAGGAAGCCTGTTCCAAGGCGCTCGGCACAGGCCTCGCGCAGGGCGTCTTCTGGAAGGACATGGGGGTCATCAATTTGCCGGGCGGCAAGCCGACAATGAACCTGACCGGCGGTGCCGCCGCGCGTCTGGAGCAGATGTTGCCGCCGCATCATCGCGCCGCCATTCATCTGACGATTACCGATGATTTTCCACTGGCCCAGGCCTTCGTGATTATCGAGGCGCTGCCCGTTGCCCCGATTGAGGGAACGGTTTAG
- the rnc gene encoding ribonuclease III produces MKSRSLGAEDRVKLEAVIGYQFTEKERLDRALTHSSARSAKGSNYQRLEFLGDRVLGLCVAELLFQTFRDANEGELSVRLNQLVSAESCAKVADDLELHQFIRTGSDVKKITGKAMMNVRADVVESLIAAIYLDGGLEAARGFVLRHWKDRAVRADGARRDAKTELQEWAHAKFGIAPAYRTDERSGPDHDPRFTVTVEVTGVAPETGTDRSKRGAEQVAATKLLEREGVWRKSSAGN; encoded by the coding sequence ATGAAGTCGCGGTCGCTGGGCGCGGAGGATCGGGTAAAGCTTGAGGCCGTGATCGGTTATCAGTTCACGGAGAAGGAGCGCCTTGATCGGGCGCTCACCCATTCCAGCGCGCGAAGCGCCAAGGGTTCCAACTATCAGCGCCTCGAATTCCTGGGTGACCGGGTGCTCGGGCTTTGCGTGGCGGAGCTTCTGTTCCAGACCTTTCGCGATGCCAATGAGGGCGAGCTTTCGGTCCGACTAAACCAGCTCGTCAGCGCCGAAAGCTGCGCCAAGGTCGCCGACGACCTGGAGTTGCACCAATTCATCCGCACAGGCTCGGACGTCAAGAAGATAACCGGCAAGGCGATGATGAATGTGCGGGCGGATGTGGTAGAGTCGCTGATCGCCGCCATCTATCTCGACGGCGGTCTCGAAGCTGCCCGCGGCTTCGTGCTGCGCCATTGGAAAGATCGCGCGGTGCGTGCCGATGGGGCGCGCCGCGATGCAAAGACCGAATTGCAGGAATGGGCGCATGCCAAGTTCGGCATCGCGCCGGCCTACCGGACGGATGAGCGCTCCGGCCCCGACCACGACCCCCGCTTCACGGTAACCGTCGAAGTTACGGGTGTCGCGCCGGAGACCGGAACGGACAGATCCAAGCGCGGAGCCGAGCAGGTGGCCGCGACGAAATTGTTGGAACGCGAAGGCGTGTGGCGGAAGAGTTCCGCCGGAAATTGA